One Bos indicus isolate NIAB-ARS_2022 breed Sahiwal x Tharparkar chromosome 22, NIAB-ARS_B.indTharparkar_mat_pri_1.0, whole genome shotgun sequence DNA window includes the following coding sequences:
- the CLEC3B gene encoding tetranectin, which translates to MELWGPCVLLCLFSLLTQVTAETPTPKAKKAANAKKDAVSPKMLEELKTQLDSLAQEVALLKEQQALQTVCLKGTKVHMKCFLAFVQAKTFHEASEDCISRGGTLGTPQTGSENDALYEYLRQSVGSEAEVWLGFNDMASEGSWVDMTGGHIAYKNWETEITAQPDGGKVENCATLSGAANGKWFDKRCRDKLPYVCQFAIV; encoded by the exons atggAGCTCTGGGGGCCCTGCGtgctcctctgcctcttctctcttctGACCCAGGTCACTGCtgagacccccacccccaaggccaAGAAGGCTGCAAATGCCAAGAAAG aTGCTGTGAGTCCGAAGATGCTGGAGGAGCTGAAGACTCAGCTGGACAGCCTGGCCCAGGAGGTGGCCCTGCTGAAGGAGCAGCAGGCCTTGCAGACGG TCTGTCTGAAGGGTACCAAGGTGCACATGAAGTGCTTCCTGGCCTTCGTCCAAGCGAAGACCTTCCACGAGGCGAGTGAGGACTGCATCTCGCGCGGGGGCACCCTGGGTACCCCGCAGACGGGCTCCGAGAACGACGCCCTGTACGAGTACCTGCGCCAGAGCGTGGGCAGCGAGGCTGAAGTCTGGCTGGGCTTCAACGACATGGCGTCCGAGGGCAGCTGGGTGGACATGACCGGCGGCCACATCGCCTACAAGAACTGGGAGACGGAGATCACCGCGCAGCCCGACGGCGGCAAGGTCGAGAACTGCGCCACCCTGTCCGGCGCAGCCAACGGCAAGTGGTTCGACAAGCGATGCCGGGACAAGCTGCCCTACGTCTGCCAGTTCGCCATCGTCTAG